The Methanomethylovorans hollandica DSM 15978 genome includes a region encoding these proteins:
- a CDS encoding ferritin family protein, with amino-acid sequence MIHEDRSKLSAKTQDMTRAIDSLREELEAVDWYNQRADACTDENLKKILIHNANEEKEHAAMLMEWIRQHDENFAKELKDYLFSEEADIASLED; translated from the coding sequence ATGATACATGAAGACAGGAGCAAATTATCAGCAAAGACCCAGGACATGACGAGAGCTATCGATTCACTGAGGGAAGAGCTGGAAGCGGTAGACTGGTACAATCAGAGAGCAGATGCCTGCACTGACGAGAACCTGAAGAAGATACTGATACACAATGCCAACGAAGAGAAAGAACATGCAGCTATGCTTATGGAATGGATAAGGCAGCATGATGAGAACTTTGCCAAGGAGCTGAAAGATTACCTTTTCAGCGAAGAGGCAGACATAGCAAGTCTTGAAGACTAA
- a CDS encoding type I restriction endonuclease subunit R: MNTDTTEKGLESLIVTTMTGNIPSPSDIIHDASSLYGGTGWHLGRWQDYDRQYAVDLVHLTAFLKSTQPDIVEALDLDNASPTRHKFLARLQGEITKRGIIDVLRHGIKHGPHHIDLFYGTPTPGNTKAEELYALNRFTVTRQLRYSRDETQLALDLALFINGLPVATFELKNSLTKQTVEDAVEQYKRDRDSRELLFLFGRCIAHFAVDDHEVRFCTHLKGKGSWFLPFNQGYNDGAGNPPNPDGLKTDYLWKRILTPKGLTDILENYAQIVEEKNDKTGKKKEVQIFPRYHQLDVVRKLLAHAQNHGAGTRYLIQHSAGSGKSNSIAWLAHQLIVLKKDNSEVFDSIIVVTDRRILDQQIRDTIKQFAQVGATVGHADHSGDLRRFIESGKKIIITTVQKFPFILDEIGTEHRGRKFAIIIDEAHSSQGGRTAAAMIEALSDPEDTVNDALQKRMEARKMLPNASYFAFTATPKNKTLELFGWACEDAGEVKHRPFHSYTMKQAIQEGFILDVLQYYTPVNSYYKLIKTVEGDPEFDTKRAKKKLRRYVESHDYAIRLKAEIMVDHFHEQVIALNRIGGQARAMVVTSGIERAIRYFHAFREYLAERKSPYQAIVAFSGEHEYGGVNVTEATLNGFPSSQIPDRIQEDPYRFLICADKFQTGYDEPLLHTMYVDKILSGIKAVQTLSRLNRSHPQKHDVFVLDFMNDTDTIQFSFSDYYRTTILSDETDPNKLHDLKSDMDSYQVYTPQQIEQLVELYLGGADRDKLDPILDACVATYKEHLDEDGQVDFKSKAKAFNRTYGFLAAILPYTNADWEKLSIFLNFLVPKLPAPIEEDLSKGILEAIDMDSYRVEKQAVIKIQLADADGVVEPVPAAGGGFKPEPELERLSNILKTFNDQFGNIPWTHADRVHRLITQDIPQKVSADTAYQNAKQNSDKQNARIEHDKALARVMTAVLKDDTELFKQFSDNESFRKWLTDTVFALTYK; encoded by the coding sequence ATGAATACCGATACCACTGAAAAGGGTCTTGAGAGTCTCATTGTAACTACAATGACAGGAAATATCCCTTCACCATCTGATATCATCCACGATGCAAGTTCACTATACGGCGGTACCGGCTGGCATCTTGGACGGTGGCAGGACTACGACCGCCAGTATGCGGTGGATCTGGTACATCTTACGGCTTTCCTTAAAAGTACTCAGCCTGATATCGTGGAGGCACTTGACCTTGACAATGCCAGTCCCACAAGGCACAAGTTCCTCGCCCGGTTGCAGGGTGAGATCACAAAACGCGGTATCATTGATGTGCTGCGCCATGGCATCAAGCACGGTCCTCATCACATTGATCTGTTCTATGGCACTCCTACTCCCGGTAACACCAAGGCCGAGGAACTCTATGCTTTGAACCGTTTTACTGTCACAAGACAGCTGCGCTACAGCCGCGATGAGACACAGCTTGCCCTGGACCTTGCTCTTTTCATCAATGGCCTGCCAGTAGCCACCTTCGAGCTTAAGAACAGCCTCACCAAGCAGACCGTGGAGGATGCGGTGGAGCAGTATAAACGCGACCGTGATTCCCGGGAACTGTTGTTCCTGTTCGGTCGGTGCATTGCTCATTTCGCGGTGGACGATCATGAAGTGCGCTTCTGCACTCATCTCAAAGGCAAAGGTTCATGGTTTTTGCCCTTCAACCAGGGTTACAATGACGGTGCCGGCAATCCCCCTAACCCCGATGGCCTGAAGACCGATTACCTCTGGAAGCGCATCCTGACACCGAAAGGGCTTACCGATATTCTGGAGAACTACGCGCAGATAGTGGAAGAGAAGAACGACAAGACCGGCAAGAAGAAAGAGGTGCAGATCTTCCCCCGTTACCATCAGCTCGATGTGGTACGCAAGCTCCTCGCCCACGCACAGAATCACGGTGCAGGCACACGCTACCTTATCCAGCATTCCGCAGGCAGTGGCAAAAGTAATTCCATTGCATGGCTGGCACACCAGCTTATAGTGCTCAAGAAAGACAACTCAGAGGTATTCGATTCCATCATCGTTGTCACAGACCGCCGTATCCTTGACCAGCAGATCCGCGATACAATCAAACAGTTCGCTCAGGTGGGAGCTACCGTAGGCCATGCTGACCACTCCGGAGACCTGCGCAGGTTCATTGAAAGTGGTAAGAAGATCATCATCACCACGGTCCAGAAGTTTCCCTTCATCCTCGATGAGATCGGCACAGAGCACCGTGGCCGCAAATTCGCTATCATTATCGATGAAGCCCATTCCAGCCAGGGCGGTCGTACTGCAGCAGCCATGATCGAAGCACTCTCCGATCCCGAAGATACCGTGAACGATGCCCTGCAAAAACGTATGGAAGCACGCAAGATGCTTCCCAATGCCAGCTACTTTGCTTTTACTGCCACTCCCAAGAACAAGACCCTGGAGCTCTTCGGCTGGGCCTGCGAGGATGCAGGAGAGGTAAAACACCGTCCTTTCCACAGCTACACCATGAAGCAGGCCATACAGGAAGGCTTCATCCTGGACGTGCTGCAATACTACACCCCCGTGAACAGCTACTACAAACTCATAAAAACCGTGGAAGGAGATCCCGAATTCGATACTAAAAGGGCAAAGAAGAAGCTTCGTAGGTACGTCGAGAGCCACGATTATGCCATCCGGCTCAAGGCAGAGATCATGGTGGACCATTTCCACGAACAGGTAATAGCCCTTAACAGGATCGGAGGCCAGGCACGGGCCATGGTGGTTACCAGCGGTATCGAGCGTGCCATCCGGTATTTCCATGCGTTCAGAGAATATCTGGCCGAGCGCAAGAGCCCGTACCAGGCAATAGTTGCCTTTTCAGGTGAGCACGAATACGGGGGTGTGAATGTAACAGAAGCCACCCTCAACGGCTTTCCGAGCAGCCAGATCCCGGACAGGATACAGGAAGATCCCTATCGATTCCTTATATGTGCCGACAAGTTCCAGACAGGCTATGACGAGCCTCTCCTGCACACCATGTACGTGGACAAGATACTTTCAGGTATAAAGGCAGTGCAGACCCTTTCCCGGCTCAATCGCTCCCATCCGCAAAAGCATGATGTCTTCGTCCTGGATTTCATGAACGATACTGATACCATACAGTTTTCGTTCTCGGATTACTACCGCACTACCATTCTCAGCGACGAGACAGACCCCAATAAGTTGCATGATCTCAAGTCAGACATGGACAGCTATCAGGTCTACACTCCGCAGCAGATAGAGCAGCTGGTAGAGCTTTATCTGGGTGGTGCCGACCGGGACAAGCTGGACCCCATTCTCGATGCCTGTGTTGCTACGTATAAAGAGCACCTCGATGAGGACGGACAGGTGGATTTCAAGAGCAAGGCCAAGGCCTTCAACAGAACCTATGGCTTCCTTGCTGCTATACTTCCGTATACCAATGCTGACTGGGAAAAGCTCTCCATCTTCCTTAATTTCCTGGTGCCGAAATTACCAGCGCCTATTGAGGAAGATCTTTCAAAAGGTATTCTGGAAGCCATTGATATGGATAGCTATCGTGTGGAAAAGCAGGCTGTGATCAAGATCCAGCTGGCAGATGCAGACGGTGTGGTCGAACCCGTTCCTGCAGCCGGTGGTGGATTTAAACCCGAACCGGAACTCGAGAGGCTTAGCAATATCCTCAAGACCTTCAATGACCAGTTCGGCAACATCCCCTGGACCCATGCAGACAGGGTGCACCGGCTGATAACACAGGATATACCTCAAAAGGTATCAGCAGATACTGCGTATCAAAACGCGAAGCAGAACTCGGATAAACAGAATGCACGCATAGAGCATGATAAAGCATTAGCCCGCGTAATGACCGCTGTGCTGAAGGATGACACGGAGCTCTTCAAGCAGTTCAGCGACAATGAATCATTCCGTAAGTGGCTGACGGATACGGTGTTTGCGCTTACGTACAAGTAA
- a CDS encoding HD domain-containing protein — MKKEDYLNFKIWFQDYVRSFRSEDALVLQNIKLKEEHTNRVCENSSRIATSEELDEEDYYLAITIALFHDTGRFEQISRYRTFHDSRSENHALLGVKILRSEGVISRLSQEEQNIIFTAIKNHNMQMIPDGLDGKTLLHLKLVRDADKLDIYKVFTDYHIIKAISPNSALEHGLPDDEEYSPYLIKDLFDNEIPSIKDVRNCNDMNLARLAWVFDLNFIETFRLLKERAYIEKMIATLPQNSEINAVHVHLKEYMHSMLSGT, encoded by the coding sequence ATGAAAAAAGAGGATTATCTTAATTTTAAGATATGGTTCCAGGATTATGTGCGGTCTTTCCGTTCGGAAGATGCACTGGTCTTACAGAACATCAAGCTTAAAGAAGAACATACCAACAGAGTATGTGAAAACTCCTCCAGGATTGCAACATCTGAAGAACTGGATGAAGAAGACTATTATCTTGCCATTACAATTGCTCTTTTTCATGACACTGGTCGTTTTGAACAAATAAGCAGGTACAGGACATTCCATGACTCCAGATCAGAGAACCATGCTCTTCTGGGTGTAAAGATATTGAGATCAGAAGGAGTTATCTCACGTTTATCTCAAGAAGAGCAAAACATTATCTTCACAGCGATCAAAAACCATAATATGCAGATGATCCCGGATGGACTTGATGGGAAAACCCTTCTTCATTTGAAATTGGTAAGGGATGCTGACAAACTGGATATCTACAAAGTTTTCACTGACTACCACATTATAAAGGCCATATCTCCGAATTCTGCTCTTGAGCATGGCTTACCCGATGATGAGGAATATTCGCCATATTTGATAAAGGATCTTTTTGATAATGAGATACCAAGCATAAAAGACGTCAGAAACTGCAATGATATGAATCTGGCTCGTCTTGCATGGGTATTTGATCTGAATTTCATAGAGACTTTCAGACTTCTTAAAGAACGAGCATATATCGAAAAAATGATAGCTACTCTTCCTCAGAACAGTGAAATAAATGCGGTTCATGTACATCTGAAAGAATATATGCATTCAATGCTATCGGGTACATAA
- a CDS encoding DUF1016 N-terminal domain-containing protein: MTDKKNRKPVPDKSLHPDECITMNTHNVATFDFSNLVDAIRQVYEKCAAQASKAVNINLTLRNWVIGCYIYEYEQKGADRASYGQNLLPRLSVRLRETAAIKYHFRELGRCREFYLAYPEIGGTLPPQFVKLISSEIKQSIFGGMGS; the protein is encoded by the coding sequence ATGACTGACAAAAAGAACCGGAAGCCAGTTCCAGATAAGTCCCTGCATCCAGATGAGTGTATCACTATGAACACGCATAATGTGGCAACCTTTGATTTCAGTAACCTCGTGGATGCCATCCGGCAGGTGTATGAGAAATGTGCTGCACAGGCTTCTAAGGCAGTGAACATTAATCTCACACTCCGAAACTGGGTCATTGGATGTTATATTTACGAATATGAACAAAAAGGAGCTGACCGGGCCAGTTACGGACAGAACCTGTTACCCAGGCTGAGTGTGAGGCTTCGGGAAACAGCAGCCATCAAATATCATTTCCGCGAGCTGGGACGTTGCAGAGAGTTCTATCTGGCCTATCCGGAAATTGGGGGGACGCTGCCCCCACAATTTGTAAAGCTGATCTCATCGGAAATTAAGCAATCAATTTTTGGAGGTATGGGATCATAA
- a CDS encoding SIMPL domain-containing protein yields the protein MANETNNTMYILLVVLAIAVALMAAIIYAGSVSSSGQSGEHTISVSGSAEKKLTPDTASLSIGVIVQSPTANEASTRNAALMNAVIGELKSIGLEDREIQTSYVSIQPVYDNTGNPTIVAYSASNTVQVTTQMLENVSSIIDRSTSAGANQIGSITFSVSDEQQQAVRSELFQAAVTDARSKADELASSLGITLVGVQTVSVSDVGSVQPIYRGAPMAEAAVSTPVQPGEATVSTSVQVTYIIK from the coding sequence ATGGCAAACGAAACTAACAATACAATGTATATTCTGCTTGTTGTACTTGCAATAGCTGTGGCTTTGATGGCAGCGATCATATACGCTGGTTCAGTGTCTTCTTCAGGTCAGAGCGGAGAACATACTATTTCGGTTTCCGGCTCTGCTGAAAAAAAGCTTACCCCGGATACAGCTTCATTAAGCATAGGGGTAATTGTACAATCACCGACTGCAAATGAAGCATCGACCAGAAATGCAGCTTTGATGAATGCTGTTATTGGAGAACTTAAGAGTATAGGACTTGAGGACCGCGAAATACAGACATCCTATGTTTCAATTCAACCAGTATATGATAATACAGGTAATCCAACAATAGTAGCTTATTCTGCTTCCAATACGGTGCAGGTAACTACGCAGATGCTGGAGAATGTTAGTTCCATTATTGACAGATCAACTTCAGCAGGCGCAAATCAGATAGGGAGCATAACCTTTTCCGTATCCGATGAGCAACAACAGGCTGTTCGCAGTGAATTATTCCAGGCAGCAGTAACTGATGCCAGGTCCAAGGCCGATGAGCTTGCTTCAAGCCTGGGCATCACTTTAGTGGGAGTACAGACAGTTTCTGTAAGTGATGTAGGGAGTGTCCAGCCGATCTACAGGGGTGCACCAATGGCTGAAGCTGCAGTTTCTACACCAGTTCAACCAGGAGAGGCAACAGTTTCCACGTCTGTGCAGGTAACATACATAATTAAGTGA
- a CDS encoding TIGR02391 family protein, whose protein sequence is MLAKCGSGTDISRVLTYCKLKDNSGESTKWSRLCWVFLDSQNQYKSANHILRFIESFLSPVRFVGRSEEFEVHRQHLNAILAFSGLEYGTDGKFRQCNTARTLDEAEKRLNTIHNKFKGRLLHTEVLKYCKVELLQDNYFHAVFEAMKGLAQRIREMSGVDLDGAALVDKVFSVEKPILAMNSLRTETEKSEHKGFASLLKGCFTAVRNPLAHEPKILWEGEDDAADYLSLISLLHRKLDDCVPVNVGSGA, encoded by the coding sequence TTGCTTGCCAAATGTGGCTCTGGAACAGATATTTCCCGTGTCCTTACGTATTGTAAACTTAAAGATAATTCAGGCGAATCCACAAAATGGAGCCGTCTTTGTTGGGTGTTCCTTGATTCGCAGAATCAATACAAGTCTGCTAATCATATTCTTAGATTCATTGAATCCTTTCTAAGTCCGGTTCGCTTTGTTGGCCGTAGTGAGGAGTTCGAGGTTCATCGGCAGCATCTTAATGCAATACTAGCTTTCTCTGGTCTGGAATATGGAACGGATGGTAAGTTTAGGCAGTGTAATACTGCACGTACGCTAGATGAAGCTGAAAAGAGGCTAAATACCATTCATAATAAATTTAAGGGACGACTTCTACATACAGAAGTTCTGAAGTACTGCAAAGTTGAGCTTTTACAGGACAATTATTTCCATGCCGTCTTTGAGGCAATGAAAGGGCTAGCACAACGAATTCGTGAAATGTCAGGTGTAGATCTGGATGGTGCAGCACTTGTGGACAAGGTTTTTTCGGTTGAAAAACCAATTCTTGCGATGAATTCTTTACGGACTGAAACCGAAAAATCAGAACACAAGGGTTTTGCATCACTTTTAAAAGGTTGTTTTACAGCTGTAAGGAATCCTTTAGCTCATGAACCAAAGATTCTATGGGAAGGTGAGGACGATGCAGCGGATTACCTTTCTTTAATTTCACTGTTGCATAGAAAACTCGATGATTGCGTGCCAGTAAACGTGGGGAGTGGTGCTTAA
- a CDS encoding restriction endonuclease subunit S, with product MIHDLKPYAAYKDSGVPWLGQVPEHWEFERARWLFQKMNRPTREDDDVVTCFRDGIVTLRKNRRVRGFTESLKEIGYQGVRRGDLVIHAMDAFAGAIGVSDSDGKCTPVYSVCQPCGDANSYYYSYIVREMARSQWIMALAKGIRERSTDFRYDGFASQRVPLPPLSEQSSIVRYLDYMDRRIRRYIHAKQKLIKLLEEQKQAIIHRAVTRGLDPNVKLKPSGVEWLGDVPEGWEVKRLKYLVTKLEVGIQMGPFGSSLTQLEDSDTGFKLYGQENTISGDFSKGRRWLTPQQFNSLKRYELLPGDLVLTRKGSIGKCRIVPPNASKGVADSDTIRVRLDSQQVLSLFIEMLLHDAPYVKRQIEAVRRGAILGGLNTSTIANLCLVVPPLIVQKQIFEYIVEHITKITTTRLEIERDIALLREYRTRLIADVVTGKLDMREAAASLPDEVEEPEVLEDELDEGEEGTITEDTSEGEL from the coding sequence ATGATTCATGACCTGAAGCCGTATGCTGCGTACAAGGATTCTGGCGTGCCATGGCTGGGACAGGTGCCGGAGCATTGGGAGTTTGAACGTGCCAGATGGTTGTTCCAGAAAATGAATCGTCCTACCAGAGAAGATGATGATGTAGTTACATGTTTCCGTGATGGGATTGTAACTTTAAGAAAAAACAGACGTGTTCGTGGCTTCACTGAATCATTGAAGGAGATTGGGTATCAGGGTGTGCGGCGTGGAGACTTGGTAATTCATGCAATGGATGCTTTCGCAGGTGCAATTGGTGTTTCAGATTCAGATGGAAAATGTACTCCAGTGTATTCGGTCTGTCAACCTTGTGGGGATGCAAACTCATACTATTATTCGTACATTGTTCGTGAAATGGCACGTTCCCAGTGGATTATGGCTCTAGCTAAGGGTATTCGTGAAAGATCAACTGATTTTCGATACGATGGTTTTGCGTCTCAACGTGTTCCCCTTCCACCTCTTTCCGAACAATCCTCCATCGTCCGCTACCTCGATTACATGGACCGGCGCATCAGGCGCTACATCCATGCCAAGCAGAAGCTGATCAAGCTGCTGGAAGAGCAGAAGCAGGCCATCATCCACCGCGCTGTCACTCGAGGGCTGGACCCGAATGTGAAGCTGAAGCCATCGGGTGTGGAATGGCTGGGGGATGTGCCGGAGGGTTGGGAAGTGAAACGGCTGAAATACTTAGTTACAAAGTTAGAAGTAGGCATTCAAATGGGACCATTTGGTTCATCTCTCACTCAACTCGAAGATTCTGACACCGGCTTCAAGCTCTATGGACAAGAGAATACCATTAGCGGTGATTTTTCAAAAGGCAGAAGATGGCTTACTCCTCAACAGTTCAATTCTTTGAAACGTTATGAATTGTTGCCAGGAGACTTGGTTTTGACTCGAAAGGGGAGCATAGGTAAATGCAGAATTGTACCTCCAAATGCTTCAAAGGGTGTTGCAGATTCTGATACAATAAGAGTTCGATTGGATTCTCAACAAGTTCTTTCTCTATTTATAGAAATGTTGTTACATGATGCTCCCTATGTAAAAAGACAGATTGAAGCCGTTAGAAGAGGTGCGATTCTTGGCGGCCTGAATACATCAACAATTGCAAATCTCTGTCTTGTAGTTCCTCCGCTTATAGTACAAAAGCAGATATTTGAATACATAGTGGAACATATTACAAAAATTACTACTACAAGACTTGAAATTGAGCGTGATATCGCCCTCCTGCGTGAATACCGCACCCGCCTTATTGCTGATGTTGTGACCGGGAAGCTGGATATGAGGGAAGCAGCAGCGAGCCTGCCAGATGAGGTGGAAGAGCCGGAGGTGCTTGAGGATGAGTTGGATGAGGGAGAAGAAGGTACTATAACTGAGGATACATCGGAAGGTGAACTATGA
- a CDS encoding HEAT repeat domain-containing protein: MLFGFGKPDVKDMEKQKDVDGLIKALGYEKDVQVRREAAYTLGKLGNSSGVDPLIKALEDPDSYVRRQVADALGNIGDPKAIEFLNKALNDPNKYVCQGAADALKKIEEKKAMH; the protein is encoded by the coding sequence ATGCTGTTCGGATTTGGAAAGCCAGATGTTAAAGATATGGAAAAGCAAAAAGATGTAGATGGGCTGATCAAAGCACTGGGGTATGAAAAAGATGTGCAGGTGCGCAGGGAAGCGGCATACACGCTGGGAAAGCTTGGCAATTCCAGTGGTGTGGACCCTCTCATAAAAGCCCTGGAAGATCCTGATAGCTATGTCCGCCGTCAGGTTGCGGATGCACTGGGGAATATCGGAGACCCAAAAGCAATTGAATTCCTTAATAAAGCTTTGAACGATCCCAATAAATATGTTTGCCAGGGAGCTGCAGATGCATTGAAAAAGATAGAGGAAAAGAAGGCTATGCATTGA
- a CDS encoding type I restriction-modification system subunit M: MSDNSVNWIANFIWGIADDVLRDLYVRGKYRDVVLPMTVLRRLDAVLEPTKQNVLDMKSTLDNAGITNQDQALRQAAGQAFYNTSQFTLRDLRSRASQQQLKADFEAYLDGFSPNVQEILDNFEFRNQIPRLSKADALGKLIEKFLDPSINLSPNPVLNGDGSVKHPGPDNHAMGTIFEELVRRFNEENNEEAGEHWTPRDAVKLMANLIFLPIADDIESGTYLLYDGACGTGGMLTVAEETLLQLSQEHGKQVATHLYGQEINAETYAIAKADFLLKGEGDAADNLVGGPEHSTLANDAFPAREFDFMLSNPPYGKSWKSDLERMGGKDGIKDPRFVIEHAGDPEYSLLTRSSDGQMLFLANMLSKMKRNTKLGSRIAEVHNGSSLFTGDAGQGESNIRRWIIENDWLEAIVALPLNMFYNTGIATYIWVLGNRKPEHRRGKVQLIDATQWYKPLRKNLGKKNCELSDEDIKKICDTFLAFEESEQSKIFPNAAFGYWKVTVERPLRLTVDLGEKSREVFRKSCGTGEEQLAGLIDKAAEKLGSGSHNDFNVFISALEAMASGFGVKLTAKRQKLVQNSLAQRDESAERVVSKVHRLGKTEADPLKGLFEATVNGKHVVVEYEPDSELRDTEQIPLMEEGGIESFIRREVLPHAADAWIDESSVKVGYEVSFTRYFYKPQPMRSLEEIRADILALEKETDGLLAEIIGKGNA, encoded by the coding sequence ATGAGTGATAATAGCGTTAATTGGATTGCCAACTTCATCTGGGGTATTGCAGACGACGTGCTGCGTGATCTGTATGTGCGTGGAAAGTACCGCGATGTCGTTTTACCGATGACCGTCCTGCGGCGCCTGGATGCGGTGCTTGAGCCAACTAAGCAAAATGTGCTTGATATGAAATCCACGCTCGATAACGCGGGCATCACGAACCAGGACCAGGCCTTGCGCCAGGCGGCCGGCCAGGCATTTTACAATACATCACAATTCACTCTGCGTGACCTGCGCTCCCGTGCCAGCCAGCAACAGCTCAAGGCAGACTTTGAGGCGTATCTGGATGGCTTTTCACCCAATGTACAGGAGATCCTGGACAACTTCGAGTTCCGCAACCAGATTCCCCGGCTTTCCAAAGCGGATGCATTGGGTAAGTTGATCGAGAAATTCCTGGACCCTTCCATTAACCTCAGTCCGAATCCGGTGCTGAACGGCGATGGCTCGGTAAAGCATCCGGGACCGGATAACCATGCCATGGGTACGATCTTTGAGGAACTTGTGAGAAGGTTTAACGAAGAGAACAACGAAGAGGCAGGTGAGCACTGGACACCCCGCGATGCTGTGAAGCTCATGGCAAACCTGATCTTCCTGCCGATTGCTGATGACATAGAATCCGGCACTTACCTGCTCTATGATGGTGCCTGCGGTACCGGTGGCATGCTCACCGTAGCTGAAGAGACGCTGCTGCAGCTATCCCAGGAACATGGCAAGCAAGTGGCTACACACCTGTATGGCCAGGAGATCAACGCAGAGACATACGCCATTGCCAAGGCAGACTTCCTGCTTAAAGGCGAAGGCGATGCAGCTGATAATCTTGTGGGAGGGCCAGAGCACTCCACCCTTGCCAATGATGCTTTCCCTGCGCGTGAGTTCGACTTCATGCTTTCCAATCCACCGTATGGCAAGAGCTGGAAAAGTGATCTGGAGCGTATGGGTGGCAAGGATGGGATCAAGGACCCGCGTTTTGTCATCGAGCATGCCGGTGACCCTGAGTATTCACTGCTTACCCGTTCCAGTGACGGTCAGATGCTGTTCCTGGCGAACATGCTCTCTAAAATGAAGCGTAATACTAAGCTTGGCAGTCGCATTGCCGAGGTGCATAACGGTTCTTCCCTGTTCACAGGGGATGCCGGACAGGGTGAGAGCAACATCCGCCGCTGGATCATCGAGAACGACTGGCTGGAAGCCATTGTGGCTCTGCCTCTTAACATGTTCTACAACACGGGCATTGCTACGTATATCTGGGTGCTCGGTAACCGCAAGCCTGAGCACAGGCGTGGTAAAGTGCAGCTCATCGATGCCACGCAGTGGTATAAGCCACTGCGTAAGAATCTGGGCAAGAAGAACTGCGAGCTTTCTGATGAGGATATCAAAAAGATATGCGACACTTTCCTCGCCTTTGAGGAGTCAGAGCAGTCTAAGATCTTCCCCAATGCAGCTTTTGGTTACTGGAAGGTCACTGTGGAAAGGCCACTGCGCCTCACTGTGGACCTCGGAGAAAAATCCCGGGAGGTGTTCCGCAAGTCCTGTGGTACGGGGGAGGAACAGCTGGCAGGTCTCATTGATAAGGCTGCGGAGAAGCTTGGGTCTGGTTCGCATAATGATTTCAATGTGTTCATTTCCGCGCTTGAAGCAATGGCCAGTGGATTTGGTGTCAAGCTTACTGCCAAACGTCAGAAGCTTGTGCAGAACAGCCTTGCACAGCGCGATGAAAGTGCAGAGAGGGTTGTTTCAAAGGTCCACAGATTGGGTAAAACCGAGGCTGACCCGCTGAAAGGATTATTTGAAGCTACTGTGAACGGGAAACATGTTGTAGTGGAATATGAACCCGACAGTGAACTGAGAGATACGGAACAGATACCACTGATGGAAGAAGGCGGCATCGAGTCATTCATACGCCGGGAAGTGCTGCCTCACGCTGCAGATGCGTGGATAGATGAGTCCAGCGTCAAGGTAGGATACGAGGTCAGCTTCACCCGGTATTTCTACAAGCCTCAGCCTATGCGTTCGCTGGAAGAGATCCGGGCAGATATCCTGGCACTGGAAAAGGAAACGGACGGGTTGCTGGCGGAGATCATAGGAAAGGGGAATGCATGA